Proteins encoded within one genomic window of Saccharomyces mikatae IFO 1815 strain IFO1815 genome assembly, chromosome: 15:
- the SMKI15G0010 gene encoding uncharacterized protein produces the protein MTNKLDRNAPRQQSMSSESNTSETKINLSGPNKYRQWLYGVETAAEYADEYMSELVHTGDIHSMKMDYNLSANDESFVKTIFNSFLVKLYEKTIVGEAAYEMNWICDDSPGRVSAYDIFSYFKENYNEVTIGSRLTLIEDLPNISSKSVDKIVFYLKTLFTMLEDSSEEQDRKKQRDTNIALLLMAFLPQLKESFHEKFGDSKSLQLSQVIRFCKLKTSSGSSSLVSDALVAQDKRSYQKKGNKGCLICGADCRLSNSSLLKRRLPEARSLSYILMTS, from the coding sequence ATGACTAATAAGCTAGATCGCAATGCCCCACGTCAACAGTCTATGAGCTCTGAAAGCAACACTTCTGAGACTAAAATCAATCTATCTGGTCCTAACAAGTATAGGCAATGGCTGTACGGTGTCGAGACAGCTGCTGAATATGCTGATGAATATATGAGCGAATTAGTGCATACCGGAGATATCCACTCAATGAAAATGGATTACAATCTCAGTGCGAATGATGAAAGTTTTGTCAAGACCATATTCAATAGTTTCCTGGTCAAGCTTTATGAGAAAACTATTGTTGGTGAAGCTGCATACGAAATGAACTGGATATGTGATGATTCACCTGGAAGGGTCTCTGCTTATGACATCTTTTCGtacttcaaagaaaactatAATGAAGTCACTATTGGATCCAGGCTTACTCTTATAGAGGATTTACCAAATATATCTTCTAAGTCTGTAGATAAAATCGTTTTCTATTTGAAAACTCTTTTCACAATGCTGGAAGACAGCAGTGAGGAACAGGacagaaagaaacaacGTGATACAAATATTGCATTGCTATTGATGGCTTTCCTACCTCAACTaaaagaatcttttcaCGAGAAGTTCGGTGACTCCAAGTCTCTTCAACTATCACAAGTCATTAGATTTTGTAAATTAAAGACTTCATCGGGCTCTTCCTCTTTAGTATCCGACGCATTGGTTGCGCAAGACAAAAGAAGTtatcaaaagaaaggaaataaagGATGTCTGATTTGTGGTGCCGACTGTCGCTTAAGCAACAGTTCTCTGCTTAAGAGAAGGCTCCCGGAAGCCAGATCTTTAAGTTATATCCTAATGACAAGTTAA
- the SMKI15G0040 gene encoding MCT family MFS transporter — MPVLNEDGLNDIDFEDKPQSNDKRNIDTDTSTPIEVPDGGYGWLILLAFVLYNFSTWGANSGYAIYLAHYLENNTFSGGGKLDYATIGGLAFSCGLFFAPVITWLYHIFTIRFIIGLGILFQGAALLLAAFSVTLWEIYLTQGVLIAFGLAFIFIPSVTLIPLWFRKKRSLASGIGTAGSGLGGIVFNLGMQSILEKRGVKWALIAQCIICTSLSTIALMLTRTRSQGSVQHKIQKFDLLDWDVLSNFGVWLLFGFVSFAMLGYVVLLYSLSDFTVSLGYTSRQGSYVSCMVSVGSLIGRPIVGHIADKYGPLTVSVILHFLMAILCWAMWLPCRNLATAIAFGLLVGSIMGTIWPTIASIVARIVGLEKLAAAFGMTWIFIAAFALVAPIIGLELRVVNTNGNDYYRTAIFVGFAYFGASLCQWLLRGFIIARDEIAVRGGYLADQNELHLNVKISHMGICLFRYKQLPRRV, encoded by the coding sequence ATGCCAGTACTAAATGAAGATGGTCTAAATGATATTGATTTCGAAGACAAACCCCAATCaaatgataaaagaaatattgataCAGATACTTCAACTCCTATTGAAGTCCCTGATGGAGGATATGGATGGCTTATTCTTCTGGCGTTTGTTCTGTATAACTTCTCTACTTGGGGAGCAAATTCTGGTTACGCCATTTATCTAGCTCATTACCTAGAAAATAATACATTTTCTGGTGGAGGTAAACTGGACTATGCAACTATAGGTGGGCTGGCATTCAGTTGTGggcttttttttgctcCGGTTATAACATGGCTTTATCATATATTTACAATTCGATTCATTATAGGATTGGGAATATTATTTCAAGGGGCAGCCCTTCTGCTAGCTGCTTTTTCGGTGACGCTCTGGGAGATTTATCTTACACAGGGTGTTTTGATCGCATTTGGTCTagcttttatttttataccCAGTGTCACACTTATTCCACTATGgtttagaaagaaaagatctttAGCATCAGGTATAGGAACTGCTGGAAGTGGGTTGGGTGGTATTGTCTTTAACTTAGGAATGCAAAGTATTTTAGAAAAGAGAGGTGTTAAATGGGCACTTATAGCACAATGCATAATATGCACATCACTTAGCACTATCGCGCTTATGCTGACTAGAACAAGATCGCAGGGCTCAGTCCAGCACAAAATACAAAAGTTCGACTTGCTAGATTGGGATGTGCTCTCAAACTTTGGGGTTTGGTTGCTTTTTGGATTTGTATCGTTTGCTATGTTAGGCTATGTTGTCCTTTTATATTCGTTATCAGACTTTACTGTTAGTCTAGGATATACCAGCAGGCAAGGTTCATACGTATCATGTATGGTGAGCGTAGGCTCTTTGATAGGAAGGCCAATTGTTGGCCATATTGCTGATAAGTATGGCCCATTGACTGTTAGTGTGATATTACACTTTTTAATGGCTATTCTTTGTTGGGCTATGTGGTTGCCTTGTAGGAATTTGGCTACTGCAATAGCTTTTGGATTATTAGTCGGTTCTATTATGGGAACCATTTGGCCAACAATCGCTTCAATTGTTGCACGCATTGTTGGTCTTGAAAAACTCGCTGCTGCTTTTGGTATGACCTGGATTTTTATTGCAGCTTTTGCTTTAGTTGCACCAATAATTGGTCTAGAGCTTCGTGTGGTCAATACAAATGGAAACGATTATTATCGTACAGCAATCTTTGTTGGCTTTGCGTACTTCGGTGCGAGTTTATGCCAATGGCTATTGAGAGGATTTATAATAGCTCGAGATGAGATTGCTGTACGTGGCGGTTATTTAGCTGATCAGAACGAATTACATTTAAACGTTAAAATATCACATATGGGTATATGTCTTTTTCGTTACAAGCAATTGCCCAGGAGGGTCTAG
- the SMKI15G0030 gene encoding Zn(II)2Cys6 transcription factor, with amino-acid sequence MKKQELNRGNNGGRQTRKKPAKSCLFCRLRKLKCDRGRPSCGSCSSRHQKSCNYEDNSSAKENQLRAKYRRCSKFEMARRIEELESQIEKHAESEIHRGQNPLYNIRYLSSKHDRHIIYGPTSYRAILANQKDTFAKYREEIWKVLKVSRNTWKREHHYSTLSEISYIETAPSHTDSSSVIESVCKSLPTYEVLRQCLIDFFASHFYHSYQIVHEERVLKDLQDCFIQGPKDHKTGCHEIIALSLDSKKNYYKVGVMTAILCLASHPKKVPEAIEIFHRILTSFISAKVFYIERAQFLFLRYLYINVAGLDGGDQSHCIFIHGLTVDTAIHMGLNEDLRHLFMNENHPIEEITYLERLWLWILFTDVKISLSTGIPMRINDDFVDKVRLENYSSPRDILLYKTTLKLRSIMKQIHARDISPNIPFIIEDLKNFTKKVFKPLYFYLNTSNLDGNEFTELQLWHTTLLMIASLSNLYTLTHQGYNTIMLNSSVLAPLNSLHLCFKVLEGYLKLDNNNVSSDSACFPKKWTHLINALFLVYMNAFRSLIQIYTIFLQSMEDKNLKLFMRKNIFTKNQAICPGDIEGPYDKCISLKIVFKEMVNMFDRIHQENLKPLAEVWQNSYYFSIIISMEKIGRRTFGKAIQYIDEELEAEENASENNLTTIFHNLEDPLLEFPENFIDDILGPSGNFFDANIHGWSSFEEFFP; translated from the coding sequence atgaagaaacagGAACTCAATCGAGGAAACAATGGTGGTAGACAAACTAGAAAAAAGCCTGCAAAGTCATGTCTGTTTTGCAGGTTAAGAAAGCTGAAATGTGATAGAGGAAGGCCTTCATGTGGGAGTTGCTCTTCTAGACACCAGAAATCATGCAATTATGAAGATAACTCTTCCGCGAAAGAGAATCAACTGAGAGCGAAATACAGAAGATGCTCAAAGTTTGAAATGGCCCGTCGTATTGAAGAGCTTGAGTCACAGATAGAAAAACACGCCGAGTCTGAAATTCATCGAGGACAGAATCCTCTTTACAACATAAGGTATCTATCTTCGAAACACGATAGACACATTATTTATGGGCCGACGTCGTATCGAGCAATATTAGCGAACCAAAAAGACACTTTTGCCAAATATAGGGAGGAAATATGGAAAGTTCTAAAGGTCAGTCGTAACACCTGGAAAAGAGAACATCATTACTCAACACTTTCAGAAATTAGTTACATTGAAACGGCCCCATCGCATACAGATTCATCGAGTGTTATTGAATCCGTGTGCAAATCGCTGCCAACCTATGAGGTTTTGCGTCAATGTctaattgatttttttgctaGCCATTTTTACCACAGTTACCAGATTGTTCACGAGGAAAGAGTATTAAAAGACCTGCAAGATTGTTTTATTCAAGGCCCAAAAGATCATAAAACAGGCTGCCATGAAATAATTGCTTTGAGCCTAGACAGTAAAAAGAATTACTACAAAGTGGGTGTAATGACGGCGATTTTGTGCTTAGCATCCCATCCGAAGAAAGTGCCAGAGGCTATCGAAATCTTTCATAGAATTTTAACGTCGTTTATTTCGGCTAAGGTTTTTTACATTGAACGTGCacaatttttatttttacgTTACTTGTATATAAACGTGGCAGGTCTTGACGGTGGTGATCAATCACACTGCATATTTATTCATGGACTGACAGTCGACACTGCTATCCATATGGGTCTAAATGAAGATCTTCGTCATCTATTCATGAATGAGAATCATCCAATTGAGGAAATCACTTATTTGGAGAGGCTATGGTTATGGATATTATTCACAGACGTCAAAATTTCGCTTTCTACAGGCATTCCAATGCGCATCAACGATGACTTTGTAGACAAGGTTCGTTTAGAGAATTATTCTTCACCAAGAGATATCCTTCTTTATAAAACAACATTGAAACTAAGAAGTATTATGAAACAAATTCATGCCCGTGATATATCGCCTAACATCCCATTTATTATTGaagacttgaaaaatttcaccaaGAAGGTGTTCAAGCCGTTGTATTTTTACTTGAATACATCTAACTTAGATGGGAATGAGTTTACAGAGCTACAGCTATGGCATACAACACTCCTTATGATAGCAAGCTTATCCAATCTTTATACTTTGACGCATCAGGGTTATAATACAATAATGTTGAATTCCAGTGTGCTGGCCCCATTAAACTCATTACATTTGTGCTTCAAAGTGCTTGAAGGCTATTTAAAATTGGATAATAATAACGTATCTTCTGATTCAGCTTGTTTCCCCAAAAAGTGGACCCATTTGATCAACGcattatttcttgtttacaTGAATGCTTTTCGATCATTGATTCAGATCTACACCATATTTCTGCAGTCCATGGAGGATAAAAATCTCAAATTATTCATGCGGAAGAATATATTCACAAAAAATCAGGCTATATGTCCTGGGGATATTGAAGGCCCATATGACAAATGCATTTCACTGAAGATtgtattcaaagaaatggtAAATATGTTCGACCGTATTCACCAAGAAAACCTAAAGCCTCTTGCTGAAGTTTGGCAGAATTCCTATTACTTTTCCATTATTATATCAATGGAGAAGAtaggaagaagaacttttGGTAAGGCGATACAATACATCGACGAGGAGCTCGAGGCAGAAGAAAACGCGTCTGAGAATAATTTAACCACAATATTCCATAATTTAGAGGATCCTCTGCTGGAGTTCCCGGAAAATTTCATCGATGATATATTAGGACCATCAGGTAATTTTTTCGATGCAAATATTCACGGATGGAGTAGTTTTGAGGAGTTCTTTCCTTAA
- the SMKI15G0020 gene encoding uncharacterized protein yields MAESKSRPQGYEELFETEPIVLPRDTYLNWFSYFFKQHIQLFYFMFFHSVVVIVFGYITFHFEDDLVVFLACFFMVLGFGLLFFYIPLCLDMGGPKYVLDGLDFNCKMNLLVQVIEHKPSISIDTWNRIAYNMNQYAYEHHLFPENSLFYDGSSCYKVFRELAIVPCADRSSNGDNANINQKMKSDTDTSKTNKGYSNKNFELQSYIAKALAVYKESVNNYWAEKYPEVTI; encoded by the coding sequence ATGGCCGAATCTAAATCGAGACCCCAAGGATATGAAGAGCTCTTCGAAACAGAGCCCATTGTTCTTCCGAGGGATACATACCTCAACTggttttcttatttcttcaaacaGCATATCCaacttttctatttcatgTTCTTTCATAGCGTTGTGGTCATCGTATTCGGCTATATAACATTCCATTTTGAGGATGATTTGGTGGTTTTTTTAGCTTGTTTTTTCATGGTGCTAGGATTTGGtcttttattcttctaCATACCTTTATGCTTGGATATGGGTGGGCCAAAATACGTATTGGATGGTCTTGATTTTAACTGTAAGATGAATTTATTAGTGCAAGTAATAGAACATAAGCCCAGTATCAGCATAGACACATGGAACCGAATCGCATATAACATGAACCAGTATGCATACGAACATCATCTATTTCCAGAAAACTCACTTTTTTACGACGGTAGTTCATGCTATAAGGTCTTCAGAGAATTGGCCATCGTTCCATGCGCTGATAGAAGCTCTAACGGGGATAATGCCAATATCAAtcagaaaatgaaaagtgaTACAGATACTTCAAAAACTAATAAGGGCTATTCTAATAAAAACTTCGAATTGCAATCCTACATTGCAAAAGCGTTGGCTGTTTACAAAGAATCGGTCAACAATTACTGGGCAGAGAAATACCCAGAGGTCACGATTTAG